DNA from Apostichopus japonicus isolate 1M-3 chromosome 15, ASM3797524v1, whole genome shotgun sequence:
TGCAAGAGACATAATTTTGcctttttgttgcttttagtGGACTAACAGTTTTGCTCATCGGTGTCAAAACATTTAATGAAAAACCAGGTTGTAACCAACAAAGCACAAATGTCTTTAAACATTTACCCAGACGTTAAGTGTATTTTGCATATTGCCATGGTTACCAGGTTGTAGAACTTGTATGTAAAACCAAACCTCCTAACTCACATTTGACATAATTTTGTCTTTTCCCTCAGAGATCTCAAGTCCATGGGCTCTTCACCAAGTTCTCAACCTGGTGCTAACTTTCAGAACCATTCAACTCATCCTAGCCATAGAGCTTCGAACAATTTGTCATCTAGGCAATCGCAAGCGTTTGTAGCTTGGAGTAGTCAGGCTCACCTAGGGTCAGAagaaacatcaacaacaacatcaacaccAGCTGAAGGAAGAAATAATGACACAATGGTGTGCGAGGCATGCAAAGCCAACTTCAATCTACTAAGGAggaaggtactgtacagtagttataataACAGtataatttattcttttcttgtttcaaTCTCAAGTAATGTAAAGAAGGTGTAACAGCCTTTGataaccccccccaccccaccccacccctatcccatccatccatccatccagaACAAAGATCAAAAGATAGTTACTATTGTGCTACACAAGTTTGACATGACCTGATATTGTAAAGCAGATAGGAGAGAACAATTTGGTGGTCGCATTTTGTGTAGTAGTTATCAGGATTACAAATTTTATTATTCGTAAAATAGCCCAAAAAGGATACTTCTGCATAAAAAAAATGCTCTACTGCCTTGTTTGCATCTTCTAAACTACAAAAACCATAAAACTTGACTGAATTCTTTCAGAGCGTGTTGAACTATTGAAACACAAATATTGACTCTTGAAAGGAATCGAAAAGcaacacgttttttttttctttcttcaaaacttaaatatttttCTGTGTTTTGCTTTCTCAGAATCTGTGTTGTGATTGCAAGAAGCAGTACTGCAGTTCATGCAGTGCCAAGGAGCACAGAAGATGCCATAACTGCCTTCTGTTTAAGTGCCCTATCACACGTGATAAACTGCACGAGTTGAAGATGAAGGACCTCCGCCAGTATCTCAGCGTACACGATATACCCACTGAACGATGTAAAGAGAAGGGCGACCTGGTGGAATTAATATACAACTTCTTGAATTCGAGAAGTACTAACGGACCGACAGGGTTATATCAGGGATCTGCCAATATATCTCAGAACAGATCAGGGTCGGGGTCGGGGTTTGTGCGAGCGCCACCACTGCCCCCTAACCATCCACCCAGTGGTCCTCAGACAGGGTTCACAAATCTACAGAACACTGCCGAAAGACTCTATAGCCAGGCCCATCAGCAGTTCTTCGGTGGGTCGGCCGGTGCGACAGAAGGAAGACCTTTTGGTAGCGTGACAGTGACAACGGACTTTGGAAGAAACCATCCGCACGGTCCGTTCGCTACCAGTCAGGAACAGTACTCATCTTCGGCTGCGAGAGAACAGCACCCGCAGCATTCCTCACAAGAAAGTAGagtaagtacagtacatcataGCTTTGTCTCGTTCCTTTCAAGGGATTTGATATAAGAGTGTGTTGGTTGTTTTTGAGTTTGTGCCATTTGTGATGTACAGAGAGGGTCTTAACAAAAACTTGAATGCCATAGTTTGTGATTTCTCAGTCCATTTTCTGGTGTGCACTTGCTTAAAATATTCTTACAGTATAAAAATTGTTACCTGCTCCAGGGAGAGTCCAATGTTTGCAGGGTTTTCAATGTAATATCTGTCTACATATCTTAAAGGCTGCATACAAACCATGACGACACCTGTTATTCACTTGTGTTCAAAATACAAGTGTATAATAAATCATATGTCAATTTATTCAAGCTGTTGTAATGTTTGTGCTAATTCTACCTTCCAAAGAACATCGTTGTCTTGTACAGTACTtgcttttgtgtgtgtgctgtATGCACCTCTGTGAAATTGCTGCAGtacttaaattatgtaaattgcGTACTTCATTTTTGATGAATGCAGAGGGATGgttgagggaggggagggaggagcaGGGAGGGGCACTGTACTGGGGCAAATGATAATATCTAAGAACCGTAGGCATTATTGAAGATATTACAAAAGGTATTTGAGGACTTGTGTAATTAGTACGAGTTCCTATTCTAGAAAGTCATGCAGTTGCCCTTtgttgaaatgttttctttacaATGAGCTACCATGTTAGAAAGGGTATTGCAAGGTTTTCCAgttcaaactactgtatctgtcAAGAAGAAGCTCATGGCACAGTGAACCACATTGAAAAGGACAAAGCAAGTACCAGACAAAGAATAAGattttaaagtctcaatacgtgtttgctgatgaatttcggaaaacaaacttccgaagcagattcaatgtttcttactctaaatgcactctgaccaggtgggtttaatggagaaaagctgtcgcaatcgaaagaaagaaatttgttttctgttgcccttatggtgcgaacgatttaccgtaaaatcactgcgacggCCCATATTAGCCTATTCATtacacaaaatgtaaaatatatacttGTATCGTCCACTCTTAAGTCCTatgcctaacggtcgtaaacaaaacagagagatttgattggtgcAAGATCTGTTAgccggggcttgcaaatttgagtgaagtttgtagaatctacggactcgttaaaaaatctggcaaatttCATTCAATTCAGCttaaaaatgtttaacgacagataactcaataaaaataatgattattattatgaaaattgcatagaatggTGTTATTTTCAGTGAGCAATTAGGCAGTAAGCTAGAAAGGTCGATTTTAAAATTGGGCAAACACACATTCAGACTTTAAGGTTAAAGTCAAATAGAAGTCATTGAGTTCTAGAAACAGATGATTTGAAGTACACAAGAGAATCAGATAGTTTGATGGATTCAGGTAATTTGTTCCAAAGATGTGGGGCAGTAGAAGCAAACAGTGCTTTCCGCAGGATGTGTTAGTAGGCTTTATGGTGTCAAGACTTGAGAAATGATTTTGTAGACCATGTAAGGGAGTTACACATGTCCATGTGGGAAGTAATAAATTTCATGTACAGCTGTATCTTGAGTGAGATACTTTATAAATAAGTCCTGTGCTGCATAGATTGTAAGTGGAGCAGATGCACACAGGGGAGGAGATATGATCACCACAGTAAATGACATGCCAGACTCAAATATTCAGCCCAAATTGCAAACTCTTGATGCACGACGGTGGGTATATTTGAAGAGCCAACACCAAGACAGGGGACTTTGACTTTATCGCTGCGATCTTTTGAGCCAAACATAATAAATTCAGTGTCattatcatttattttcaaatatatagtTTTGAGATATCCAATAAACGTACTTCATCGACACAAGACTCAAGTCTGGATAAAGTAGCATCGGCTGCGACTTGATTGGCAGAAAAAGTTATATAAATCTGGGAGTCATCTGCATAGAAATGTATTGCAGACTATGTTTCTGGATTATTCCTCCAAGTGGATTTGTATATAGAGAAAACAGGACAGAACGTAACATATAGCCTTGTGGTACACTGAAGGGTAGCCTAAATAGGCCTGGAAGTATGTTCATGTACAGTAACTTAACACATTGAGATCTGTCATGTAGATCAGACTATAACCATTTTAATACAGTACCAGCAAAACTAAAAGAGAGACATCTGTTCAACAAAATATGATGGTCGACTTTGTCAAATGCAGCTGAAAGATCCAAAAATAGCAACTGCAACAAGTTTCCCATTATCCATGGCACAATGCAAATGTAGCTACTGTCCTTAATAAATGCTGATAAAGTCCTGAATCCAGTGAACATGTGTAGACACTAGAGATCATTTATGTTTTGCTAAATTAGTCATATTTCATTCCACATATGTCATATTCCATCTCGTGAGTGGATTAGTAAACGTTTCAGAACTGTTTGACATCTGTCACTGATTTAATAATGTTACTCTTAATAACAAATAGTTGGAGAGCTATTAGTTTCATGATGGACCAAAGTTTGTTAGAACCTATGTTCTGTTACCATTGCATGTTTTAATTGATTCAAGTACACATCAGGCCAACAATTTCACACTTTTAGCCAATTTGCTAACAAATACCAATGCATGAAACTTCTACTTTGCTAAAATCAAATTCCCACTGGAACTttccttaaaataataaaaaatgtgaAGTGTCATATACTGGCAGAGAAATGCCAGTGTTTTATCTCTACCGGCACATAGCAAAATCCACaagcatttagccagtaaaagTCTTAAAATTTGAAGCCTGTACATGTATAGTCAGTATACAATTAGTTCAGCTCAACTGTTGAGATGTTGTTTCATTCAAGGTAAAGCCTCCAGGTTTTAAATTCTCAGCATGATATGTATCTTAGAATAGTATTAGTGAACCTTACCCTAATCCTGTTTGTTTGCTTAAAAAAACAGGAACAACAGTAGCCAAACAAAATTTCACAAGTTGTGAAAGATTACAGGATTATGACATAGTTGTGAATCACAACTATGTCGTATTAATTCCTGTAATCTTTGCTGTTTTTACTTTCTCTGTCATTGTGTGTGATGTCTGTAATTATATTCCACAAATAGGAGGCTGAAAGTCACTTGCTGTCTTACGTGCTCgtatatttatttcttgtcCTGAAAAGTTCCATCCCAATTTTCAACTATTTAAAGAGGGACTCTGTTTTCATAGTATACATGGCCGCTTTGTTACAGAAATATGTCCTTTGCTACTCTTTATTGGTAGCCATCAGAGCAGTCGATATTGTGGAGTCCTGCTATGTATGGTGGTGGTCCCACTCCCTGCTGGCattcaaatatatttacttGGTGACCCCAGATTCACCTTGATCTCCATGGTGATCCTCAAAGGGGGAATGTTTTGACCCAAAGAGATTTCTACATGGGGGAGGTATCCCCTTCCATTTGAGAGCTGTTTGTTGTATGATCAAGGATACTTAGTTGTAACATGGTGTTATATTCTGTACCTTTTGAAATAATCTATACTGTGCAAGATTTTTCCAAATTTGTTCTCACAGAAATGACAATTTGTTTCCCAGTTTGAATAACCAATCGTGTAGGTTACCATTTGAATAAACAACTGCACAACACCTTCAACAGATGCAGTAAATATCAATAATATTGTCATGTACAGTAATGACACTAAAAGCATTATTAAATTCAACACTTCGGAAAAAAATCTGGATATGCGGTACAATACTGTAGTTGTCAGACACCTTTCCTTTTTCCACAATTTATGAccagctgtttttttttacccctcTCGTTTGCTCCTCCCCCCTTTCTTTTAACATTTACTGTATGCCCTGACATGTATACCCAAACTACAGTACCTTCAGTAGCGTGAGCATTGTGAGGATACATGTAAATTTATATGTCGGCACTAGTttttgcattatatatatatttgcataccTCTCGTCTCCATATCCAGCCGACACCTACGCCAGCAGCGGCCAGATCTAACACAAACACCACGACCTCGGGTGATCAGGGACAAGATCAGACGGAAGAAACCAGTAATCAGAATAATGAGGCTACAGACCAAAATAACCAAGGAGATGCagtaagatatatatttttactggaatgaataaataaattttgtcTTCTCTTGCATTTTGTGTCTGATTTTAGATTTGCACAATTGAGAGAATGGGGCATTGGGGAGGGGAGATTGGGGGTGATGGGCAAATTTCCTGTTTTctttaattgaaaatataagGGACACGAACCTCAATGGATGGATCGTTGGTGGATAAAAAATGTTACAGAAGAGGGACGTACTGTAGCAGCAGCTGTGGAGATCATTGCATGAACTCCTCCCATGTACAGTAATGTGGAGTGGGGTCCTTCCCCAGAAAGAAATCAAAGTTAAGATGTCAAGTAATGCAACCCCttccattcccctcccctccccccctcctttGCTCATGAAACAAACTTGTCATCTCTTGTCACTTCttatatttcatcattgtaCATTTGGTTTAACAGTTTTTATTCATAGTTTGTCattcttacatattttttaaaagTAGTTTGGTATattggtgttttgtttttaatcctCATGCATCCAAGAAAGTCAATCAGAAGATACTATACATGCACATTAAGCAACTGACAATGTTCTATGTAAATACAAataagggacgagattgcgacaacaagctccccctggttgttactttccacccaaatcttcctcctcttcagcaaatcacctctaacaaccacaacattctcctcacttcagatagactccaatgagccgtccctgaaaaacccatcattgTCTACAGACGACCctgcaacctacgagaccttcttgtgcgtgcttCTGTTCCACCTCTTACTTCTAACCCTACatccattcagcatggtactttcaaatgcgattgtacttcgagatgcatcatctgcagccaccacattgttgaatccaattccatcaccagccacagcatgcaactcacacacaagactactgtaagggtcacatcacttgcacaactactaatgtcatatatctgatctcttgtagggtttgcggcatccagtatgttggcgaaaccaaaatcaccctcaagaagcgattctatggtcacagatccacagtcaacaccatgaagactgaggccccagttggagaacactttaaccttcccaaccatatcattaacgacatgtccctacaagggattgaatccttaggtagccgtcctgagctaatacgaatcagcagagagaggctgtgaatgcaacgccttcgcaccattcaacctcatgggctcaacattcaggaaggacatgactaacttttcttcttcccccccccccacatcacTCCTGTTCTCATAGTTCttttccacccttttttctccacacctttctgtctttgacCTTCTCCattttattccctacccccttcccttaatcctctctttgtcccccGACTGTTTtactcctacctctcctcttccccctgttggtttctttctttcttctatccatcccttgtctactaatccccttacatatatctcattgtgttcaccttgCTCATtaaacctgtctgtattctgtgcatgtttttattccgtctgttactgttacttgtcatttagcctttgaagaagattctgctaggatcgcaacgtcaggccaacttacttttacacattctcctacacaggctctctagtggataaacagtttgctaacagttttattttaatttaaatacaaataaagcaGAACCCTGTGATAATACAGGGAGAACATTGTTTGCTTACCACCAAATAAACAGCATAATGTCACACTTTTGCACCCTctgtgtatatactgtactttcataaGGGACTCACGTTAACGTACAGTTAACATGTTTGTACCGTTAGCGTAAACTCTGTGTGTACCAGAAAGATTGTCAATGGTGACAAGAGTTGCTGTGTAGTGGTATTTTATCATATGTATTGATAGCATCCTAACTTTACCTTGGAAATGCACCTCATGTTTTCTAAGTGATGACaagaggggagggaaggagagATGGAGGGAGGAAGGGCAGGAGAGAGGGCAGGGAGGGAGGGCGGGGATGCAGGGACGGCAGGGAGGAGGGCGGGAGGGAGTGAGGGCAGGGGAGGGACggcagggagggagggagaggaggcACAGGATATGTAGCCTAGTGCAGGGGACAGATGCTAGCTTTCTTCTCCACTGCCTAccacagtttgttttttcctccAAATTTTACTGTTTTTACGCCGTTTCTGTTAGTTAATAACTATCACTGTCATTTTCAGTCACTTAATGACCTATTTCATCAATGAACCCACAACGGTGGTACATTGAAAAATAAGGAAAACATAAGATCAATCATTATATTCTGTCTTTCCCCTCTTCGGTCCGCACAAAATCACTTTAACGACTAGTAGGAAGCAAAACTGTTCAAAAAcgatcttcttttttttaaacatgatcaatatcatcaacatttttaatcattattgCAGAAATTATCAATTTTGGGAACGCTGCAATTTTAGGCTTGACATTAATGTAGCTTTGTGTATGTATTTGGTAAGTTTGTTATACTTGtaatgaatacaaaattaaatctcATATAAAAAACTCATATAGTCTCAGGACTGACCTAAAGTCACATTACAATTCAAATGAGATAGAAAATAGATGAAATTTGTGTGAacactttcaatttgctggttGCATGTGACTGAGTATAATACTGATATCAAAATGTGTCCATTGACAAAATGTTCAACTCaaatcagaattttttttttaaaactttttcatGGTCAATGTTCATTTGGTGACATTATGCTGACAGAAATGTTCTAGTTTGATCAGTTACATTCTAAATATGAGGAAAGAATCTTGCTTTGAGCAATATTTTACAGGTTCGACAAAGTTTAAGAAAAAGAATGAAGTCTTTCAGAAGTCTCTTTTTAGAATCACTGTTTTCATTCGATTACGTAGGTTTGCCCAAAAAGTGATATGATTTACGTTGGATTGCTTTGTTACATGAACAGCACTAAAGGAAAACTGGTTGTTCATCATGCCAAGTGCATTTACCACATCTATACTACTGTATTTAGGCATAGAAAAAGGATTTCTAGCACTTGTACtgttttgttgaaaatcacttacaagtgaatataaaatattcagtaCTCAACGCTGAAGACAGCCGTGTTATTAAATGTTTAGACAAGAATTGCTGTGCCAAGGTAATATGAAGTGGGATTGCCAACACTTCAGAAAACTAATTTGTCATGCCATTGGTTTTCACACCTGATCTCAAATTCGAGTAGCCTTTCAAGGTGAAATATTAGCTACATACATCATTATATTGCTTCAGAGGTCAAAACAAGCAACTTCTATTGTACCTGTTTGTTGatacaacaaaatgtaaaacaaattcACAAGACTTTAATATGATTGGGGGAAGGTCGTTGATGTTTAAAATTTTGCTTATAATAATAAACCTTATGGTaaccaaaaatgaaaagtttaaatattgaaaaagcaAAGGATATGGACCTAGAACCAGCAGTCaatgtacaaaaaaacaaaaacaaacaaaaacaaaaaaacaaattgcaatTATTAACCAAAAGTACAGATCTGCTTTGTCAGCTCTATTAAATTGCTTAAAATGCTGTATTTGTAATGATTTTTCATGACCCAATAAAATGATTTCTAAACATTGATATCAACAGAAGTTTCCTACAGAGAGGTTTCTGCTATTGGTATGGTGACACTCATAGCATGTGTGTGGATAGTATCATGAGATTATATGTTTACTacaatacttattaatgaatatatactgtagaagTTGTGTGTGTTTACATTAGTGTACAGAACTTTGGGTTCTATCTGAAGACTTAAACAATTCTTCCCGTATTTTTCTGacaaatttatgaaataattatGGATTTTCCTCTTTGCTGTCTTTCTTTACAGGCGGAACAAACCTCTGAGCCACCGCCTAAGGTAAAGAGAAGGGCATCTCTGAAGGACATCGTGAAACCGGAGGACATAGAACAATTATCCGTACGTCAGTTGAAGGAGATACTCCGGGCCAACTTTGTGGATTACAAAGGATGTGTGGAGCGCTACGAACTCTTGGATAGGGTCAAGAGGCTTTATGACGATAGGGAAGAAATGAAAGCAAAAGGTGAAACATTTGATATTAATCTCCCTCTTTGTTTGATGATCTCACAGgttgggaggggaaggggggaggggaggcatatggagatggaggggggagGGCAGGTTGATGAGATGACATTTTGTAGTTTGATGGTCCACTTGATTTTTGAGGTCAGATTTGACCAGGGCTCAAATTAACCAACGTCAGTTGCGGCCGCTGCCAATAGCATTTGCTATAACGCTCTTATCAACGGTTATCTGTTACAGACGGCAACAATTACCGTACCCTTCGACAATTTACTGTAGATACCCTCCGTTTGTCTTGATTATTAACTCCTCATAATCAAGACAAAGTCAGGGAGTGTGAAATATGTCCGGTACTCCAGCAGTTATGAAGCAGCTGTGAGAAACATGAAGATCTGTACGTTCAGTTTATGAATGCCAATCTCATAAATTGTTCAGTGATTGTCCTTATTTTATGTGCGTTTGCTTCTCGATTTGCCAAAACCAGTGCCTGTTTGTACTTTCAAATCTATGTTAAATTGTTGTAGTGCCCCTGTTATTTTGATTCAAAATTTaaagcaatttgaaaattgccCTAAAAAGATTGCAATGCTCTCTACACCTACTTGCATGTACCTGCATATGATTATAATAAACCTTCTGGAGCAATGTTAAAGAAGCTGTTTGCATCTATAGAGATGCATCTTATGtattaaatacatatttaaataaattgttGATAACAATCACAAAAGATGTAATTCTAAGTCTGGTTTTCATGAGCACAAAACTTTACTGGTAATTTGTTGTCATTGGGGCAACGTTTATGTTTCATCGTGAATATCGTTTTGCAGCTTTTCGAGCTTGATGTTGATAAACTCTTTGTTACAATTCCCAACTTAAAACCCATGATATATGTGGATCTTTTCATTTGCCTAACTAGTAAACACTCTTTTTCATATAATAAGGCAGATAAAcagtgaaaatattttgaaaaattttcttgtatgtaACAGTAAATGTGGTGTTATGATAAATGTTTTATAGttgaaattttttgaaattttccacCTTGAGCTTTAAATGTGACTAATAATAACTGTGATAGAGGGTAATGGTGGCA
Protein-coding regions in this window:
- the LOC139980482 gene encoding E3 ubiquitin-protein ligase RNF34-like, which codes for MGSSPSSQPGANFQNHSTHPSHRASNNLSSRQSQAFVAWSSQAHLGSEETSTTTSTPAEGRNNDTMVCEACKANFNLLRRKNLCCDCKKQYCSSCSAKEHRRCHNCLLFKCPITRDKLHELKMKDLRQYLSVHDIPTERCKEKGDLVELIYNFLNSRSTNGPTGLYQGSANISQNRSGSGSGFVRAPPLPPNHPPSGPQTGFTNLQNTAERLYSQAHQQFFGGSAGATEGRPFGSVTVTTDFGRNHPHGPFATSQEQYSSSAAREQHPQHSSQESRPTPTPAAARSNTNTTTSGDQGQDQTEETSNQNNEATDQNNQGDAAEQTSEPPPKVKRRASLKDIVKPEDIEQLSVRQLKEILRANFVDYKGCVERYELLDRVKRLYDDREEMKAKEEKAATAPDGEPANLTSTEDDLCRICMDATIDCVLLECGHMVTCTTCGKQMNECPICRQYVIRCVHIFRS